Sequence from the Prunus persica cultivar Lovell chromosome G5, Prunus_persica_NCBIv2, whole genome shotgun sequence genome:
acaatataAATATCCCAACAAGTAGAATTCTATATAATCTGATGCACATGTCCACTCCATAAGTAGAATTCTATAGTAAGGGTCTTATTTAAGGTGCTTAGATGAGGTCCTATCAATTCATCGTTggattaaattagttaaatgtTAAATCAAATTAGTTAATTTAATTCAACGATTAAGAGATACTATAGAATGACTAAGTCCACATAAAGACACACATATATTGGACTTGTAAACAAGGGCCTACACACCTATTGAAAGCCCAAACAGTACGTAAGTCATAAGGCCCAATAGAGTTATCCTCAAGCTAACTGGTTACAACGGTCGGTTAGTGGAGATTTCATCACTCCACGTATTAAGCAATTAATGAGTCGATAAATAAGGGTTATTCAATCCAATTATACACCATTCTTGCCATAACTCATAAGAATATATGATATGAAGTTACAATAGGCAGGAGATTAACTTTACAATTGTCAACAAGTCTAGTCCAGTGAAAAAAAAGGCATTAACTTGTAGACATGAGATTTTAGATTCGAACATAATATCGTTTGTGTATGTGTGAGAAATTCATCTCCCTTATAATTTAAACCATCtgttgtactaaaaaaaattaagggaaactttggaaaaacccaaagaagagagaaattttttaaaagaaaccaaaattgacaaaattgcccttatttatttttggatttcataaggaatcctttatatttgcatgtttttgatttgaaagttgagaggtttttctgtattttttttaaaaactttgatttttttcaaaagtgaaattttttttgtgactaaaacctaaatttattaaaaatttaaatttaaaaaaatagcaaTTTGCCGCACACGGTGTCGTTGAGAGTTGGGACGACTGGCAAAATGTGAACACGTCGAGATTTGTCATTCCATCCTATCAAACTCCGCCACGTCAGATAAGTCAACGAGTGCACATTCCACTAACCCAGACTGACAAAATTGCCACTGTCAAAACTATAGAGTGCTTCCACCCAAAGGCGTAATAAAACTTCCATGAAAAGGTTAATTCAGTCACTtcaagttattgaaatttgttgCACTAGTATTGTTAGGCGCAGATACATCactgaaatttatttatttattactgTACCCCTAAAAAAGCGgtataaataaacaaagaaaaataaaagaccagaagaaaaatgaaattggtttttggttcgtaaaataaaaaaacagtgaGCAAAATCAAATGCCGTAGTGAGCAGTTGTTGAAATTGCCAAATTGAAGGATTTGATTTCATCAATTCTGCTTGATCTTCGTCCATTCAGAGctgatcatcttcctctgcgGTTTCGCCATGGCTGCACCGTTTTTCTCTACGCCTTTTCAGCCTTACGTGTACCAGGTACTCTTTTCCGTCTCTCTACAGttcttattttgtgtttttaaagaACATTAATTTGGTATTTGACAGTTGATTGCTTTCCGAGAAAGCCTGGGTCAATTCAGTTGATTTATGTCCGCATCTGTTATGTGGGTCAATTCAGTTGATTGCTTAATTGCAGAGACTGAATGAAGCATTGGATTTTTCAACTCATTATTTCGGGTTTTTAGggttatttttttgggggggttaAATAGCTAAGATTGATCTGTGCGTATCAACTGTGCTGTTGTGCGTATTTACTTGCAAAGTCTAATTCAATGTTTAAGAATTGTTTAGATAGTGTTCAGTATATAGATATGTAGATGCGTCTGCCTTTGGCTAGGAAGATTGGGTACACGGGTTTAgtaggaaaatataaaatgcaAGTAGACAATAAGTTGAATGCCAGAAAAGGTAGATTGGCATGGATTTGCTCCATGGAAATGTTGATATGATAAAAGTTCTGATCTTTGGCTGTATGGCTCACGTGCATGATCTTGAAACTCATATTCCAACTTCAGCGATCCAGATTTGGGTGGTTAGAGGTTCATTATGGAATTAACATGTCGGGTGCATTGACGTGCCTAATTAATTGAAGTCAGGTGAGGTGATAGATACTGCTGCATGCATGGTTTGATTGCGCCCCCATTAACCGATAACTTCTTCCCCAAACCTAGATACTCAGCCACTTGTTAGTGGCTTGTTATGGAACCAACTCATTGACTTTGGGGCAAGCTAAGCTCAACTGCACACTGGGACGGGCATCTAGCTCCAGGGACATATGGATTATTTGACGGATTGCCAACCACTGGTGCATGGGAGTGTCAAAGAACTCTTTGGGAAATTGTTATTTCCAGAAATCAAACATAAATTAGCATCTTTGAATGCTTTTGGACTCAGAGGAACAAAGTTGTCCGTGCACAGAGTCACAAACTGCACATTTATAGTCATGTAACTCATGTTGTGTCTGTATCTGAGATAATGGAGTCTGTGCTAGTCAAGTTGGGTTTTTCAAAATACTTTTATGGAATTATGTGCATGATGATTATGATGCAGTTGAATTGAGGGAAATCTTACAAATTTTGGTTGAGACATTCTTGTGCTAAGACTTTTATTCAAATTGACAATTATGTTCGTTTCTTGAATCTTGTATCGGCATGCTTTCTATAAGAGAACTGCTTTACCGTTGTTAACTTTGTCAATTATTATGAGAGACATGAAGCATACTCTAGTTTATGTTGCATTTGCTTTTCAATGAGTTTATATGTAAATCACGCATCCCTTCTATACAATGTTTTTGAGGAAATAGGATTTGGGAAAAGAACGGGAAAAGAAACTGAAGAAAGGTACCATACAGTGGGGAATCTGTAACTATGCATTTATAtttctacaagtaccaccagcACTActatgaagaacaatggtgaCTGGATGTTTAATTGTATAGCGTTATTAACATATGCGGTAAACCAAGATACATGTTCTTtaagatttttatttcttcctaATATGTCTCCGAAAATTGCTCCTACTGGGAAATCTGGTGAATAGTGAGACAAACTTTGAATTGAATACTTTCTGTCGCGAGAAAccgtttatttttttgttctttttttcgtGTTTGGAGGATTTTGTTcacttatttccatttttttttttggtagaaaCTTTGTAATTTTGATACATGCTAATCTATAATacattttgaattgaaatgtctCATTGTTGGTGGCTATTGGTAGTTATCTTTTGTTTATGCCCATTACTCTGATTTATGGTATCTGGTTTGCTCTGTTCGAATTTAATTGTGTGTAGCTTTAGAACAAAATAAAGTTGGATTGTGCATTTACTTAACAGTCTATGATGTTTGTGTAATGTTCTATATTGTACTGTAGAGTCAACAAGATGCTGTGGTaccttttcaaattttaggtGGTGAAGCTCAACTGGTTCAGGTATATTATGCTATAAGCATCCCAACCTATATTattgtgtgtttgtgtgtgtctCTCTATTTTCTCCTGCATCTTCAAATTGCTTTTTCTAACTAACCTTCTTCTGTCGGTGATTCTTGTGTTATCAGATAATGTTGAAGCCAGAAGAAAAGGTTATTGCGAAGCCTGGTAAGTTGCAAACCTGGGCTTTTACTTTTTATAATGTGCATTATAATTGCCACAATCAAGTTGTCCTTTTTCTGCGAACTTAGAGAACATGTAATTTCTTGTTACTATTGCTGTGCAACTGATGACTGAATAAATTTTAGGTTCAATGTGCTTCATGTCTGGGTCGATTGAGATGGAAAATGTTTTTGTTCCTGAAAATGAAGGAGGCATGTGGCAGTGGCTTTTTGGGAAGACAGTCAGCAGCATAACTTTTCGTAATGCTGGTCAAGGTGATGGGTTTGTTGGGATTGGCGCACCTACTCTTGCAAGAGTTCTCCCGGTTTGTGATTTTAAGCATTCCATATTTATGTGGATAAGGcatttaaattactttttgtGTTGCTCTTGATCAAACCACGGTATATAACTTAATTTAGTTTTGGTCACCtgtgcttttcttctttcgaCAGATTGATTTGGCTATGTTTGGTGGAGAGATTTTGTGCCAGGTATATAACTTGTCTGTCTCTGGTTCATTGAGTAATTGTTTCCCGCCAGTTTTTGTTATTCTCCCAATTTTCAATACACAATTTAGGATACTCCACGCTTTCTATTAGAATCAAATCATACTTGTGTTCATCAACTGGATTTTTTATGGGACTTCATTTCTACCTTTTGTAGCCAGATGCTTTCCTTTGTTCTGTCAGTGATGTTAAAGTCAGTAACACAATTGATCAAAGGGCACGTAATGTTATTCCTGGTCCAGAGGTGAGATATTGGGGGGGTTTCAGAAatgcttcttttttgtttgctttgcttGCTCCTACAATCAAccaatttctcttttccttttttcaaatttgtcaGAGCCATTTATATTATCTTTATCTATCTAACTTCCGTGTTAATATTACTATAGGGATTTCTAAGACAGAAGCTGTCTGGCCGAGGTCTCGCATTTATACTTGGAGGTGGATCTGGTATGCATTTCTTGATGCAATAATAAgtcttcaaatttcagattcaGCCTATTAAGAGTTTGGGACTACCCCAAATTATGCTGAGAACTTTTATTTCTAGCATTAAGTTGAAGGCATTTTATGCAATCTAAGGTTTAAATTTTCTTAGTGGTTCATTTCCAAGTTGTGCCGTGTTTGCCATATCTCGTTCAGTTGTTTTCTTGGTTTCtaaatatcaatttaaatgTTCAGGTTCATATATTTGCCAAATCAgattacttttttctttttttttccacctttctcctttctgtttttgctcTAACCTGTTGCCTTGGATTCTAAACTATACTGTTTTATAGTTTGTTTTTTCTATTATGagaaaataaagttaaaaCATCAATCCCTTCttggaaaaattgaattagTTGGGATTAAGTTATTGAGGGAATTATGATCCTCAGACTAACCTTAGGGTCTTTATGGTTTCTCCTTTTGCTAGTTGTACAGAAAAATCTTGAGGTGGGCGAAGTACTATCTGTTGATGTGTCTTGTATAGCTGCCGTGACTGGAACAGTTAATatccaaatcaaattcaatgGTACCATGAGAAGAGCACTGTTTGGCGTAAGTTGCTTCAATTTCTTGAAATTTGCACTCTTTTTGCTAGTGCTTGTATTTCTACCATGTAGTTGGCTTGTATTACATTCGCAAAGGTCCAGAGCACTTCCTCGTATTAATATGGTGGGCTGCCAGTGCCAGCGACAAGAAAGATTCAGGAAGTGCTTGGACTACAGAGAACCAAATTAGCATGATCCTTGTATAGTTGCAAACTATTGCTGTGCTGAAAAAGTGTTTTTTATTGCAAATAAAGTTATTATTGGATCCCCACTTCCATGTTGAAAATCCCTATCTAACATGCTTTCTGCCTCCCCAAATTTTATATCTTAGTTCTGAAGTATGTTATTTCTTTCTGTTTCCAATTTCCATGAATCAAGTTTTTCTAACAGTTGTCAAATCACAGAGTGACAATCTGGTAACGGCTGTTCTAACCGGGCCAGGCATCGTCTTCATTCAGAGTTTACCTTTTCATCGATTTTCTCAGCGCATTGCCAGGTAACATTTTCTTGCAACCATAAATTCCGTAGCATAGTCAAGAACTAGAGCTGAATTAGTTTCTTTTATCCTccgttttcttcaatttcatttgtttattttcagcTTTAACAATTAGAACGTGTGGTCTTGGTTTACAGGGCGGTTACATCCCCAAACATGAGGGAAAATCCAAAGTTCTACGTGCAGAtagccattttcttttttctggcATATGTTGTGATTGTATCTTCCTTAATCTTGACTGATGTATGAATTttacgtttttttttctttttcatcttctATCTACAGAGATACCAGTATCATATCCGTTCTTTTTCGTCGATGGCTGCTGTAGTTTGATTCGATTTCGATATAATCAGATCAATAGAAACAGAGGattttagattttatttttttcttctttcacttGGGTTTCTATTGTCTCCTGTCTTAAATTCTCATTCAATCCTTGGCCTGAAGTGTTCCTGGCAAATCAGAATTAAGTTGTAAATTAAAgccttgtgttattttatttgggtttcCATTTCCCCGGCTGCCCTCATGAGAATGCTTTTCTAACATCCTCTTCTTATGTACGTTCATACGTGATGATAAATTTTATAGTTCTTAAGATTAAGGAAACCTTTGCAATGCATGAGACGTGTTACTTGGTTAATTATGGTCACGTGTTTTTTGACTTAATTATGGTCACGTATTTTTTGGGCTTAATTATGGTCACTATGTGAAATAGATTTGTATGAGTTGTGTCTcaatagaaaaaatattttgttttgcaatgGCAGAAGTGTGAGGTCTGATAATTAACCCATTGAAAAGAGTAATGCTATGCCAAACAAAATAATTCCCTATAAATTAAGTTTACAAAATActatacaaaatatatacaaaatacAACACCAAAATATAACAATATCACAATGAgactaataattttatttgatcaACTACAGTAAACTCAACCTATAGGGGTCATTACAAACTCATATCCAATCTTTGTTGACCCATTTGAACAATACATGAAATTTGTGAATCCTTTCATAAAACATCATCCGTCACTTAGTTCGTCAGGAACCTCATTAAGTGATGAGGTGGCGTTGTCAATGTGGGTGTTTTTAATGACGTGGAGTAATTTAAAAGGTCACCATGGCGGTTCAGTTGGAGGTTGCTACGTTTGATTCGGGCCCAAATGTAGGCGTCATCTTAGGCTTGTGAGCCCATGGGCTGATGGGGGCCCGCCTAGCCCATCAAGAAAAAGCCCGACTCTGCCCTGCCCGTTGTTGAGTGAACCGGGCTTGGGCTTAGGTGTCTAAAGCCTGGCCCTGCTTATAGGCCCAGCCAGCCATAAAAGCCCGGCCCACGGGCtcacatacatatacataaataaataaataaatacatacatatatatgtatatatacccAAGTTAAATGAAAGatggaaaaaattattatcaatTATCATTGTaagaacttaaaaaaaatgaagtatGGGATAAAATATGAGTTTATTAATATGGCGGTTGTATAACTATATCTTTATATttatggggaaaaaaaaaagaaaaggagaactATGAAgttatgaacaaagaaaaaagtggaGACATAAACATATAGACAAATGTAAATAGagaactttgaaaaaaaatggaaacatagaaagaaaaaaaaattaacaaaaaaatccatataaaaaaagacaaaatgaaGTAGGCCTATTTAGGCCTGGCTCGGCCCGATGGGCTTTTTCAAGTCTGGCTCATGGGatgggcttgggctttgaattttctaaaaaaaactcagcctgttattttctttactCTTTAAAGCCCGGCCTGATCcagcccaagcccattaaatGTGGGCCGGGATAACCCGGCCCAGCCCATTGACGAGGCCTACCCAAACACAGCTGCACGCGTTGCCATCCCCCAAGACGATGAAGCCATATCGCCAAATTAAACCCAAATCGTCGATTCCTCTACAGAGTacagaaaaaagaaccaaaaaaataacttcTCTGTCCATTGCCAAAAGCCTTCGATTCATGTGGATAGCAGAGGTAAAGGGAATTGAATCTTGAAAGTTCAAGTTGCATTTTCAACTTCATTTCACACCTGCATTTTCAACTTTACTTCTCTCATTTCAAAATGTAAAGGTTTACAACTTCATTACAGATAGGGCGTAACTTACATTTCATTACAATGTTATCATACAAACATCCTTTGCAAAACAATGACTAAGACAGAGCCTAAAATTCTAGTTCTAGCCTAACATTTTTGTTAGGTACATGCTTTTTCGAGCCCTCACCAAACAACACCAACAAAAGCACCAAAATTGTGACCCATGAACCCAGCAGCACTACCCACATAACCCTCCCTCTTGTCGCCACTTTTCTTTGCAACTCCTCATGCCTTTTCACATTTCTCAGCAACCTAGGAATAACAGTGCTCGACCTTTCACACATTTGGGGATCA
This genomic interval carries:
- the LOC18775878 gene encoding uncharacterized protein LOC18775878, giving the protein MAAPFFSTPFQPYVYQSQQDAVVPFQILGGEAQLVQIMLKPEEKVIAKPGSMCFMSGSIEMENVFVPENEGGMWQWLFGKTVSSITFRNAGQGDGFVGIGAPTLARVLPIDLAMFGGEILCQPDAFLCSVSDVKVSNTIDQRARNVIPGPEGFLRQKLSGRGLAFILGGGSVVQKNLEVGEVLSVDVSCIAAVTGTVNIQIKFNGTMRRALFGSDNLVTAVLTGPGIVFIQSLPFHRFSQRIARAVTSPNMRENPKFYVQIAIFFFLAYVVIVSSLILTDV